In Cercospora beticola chromosome 3, complete sequence, the following proteins share a genomic window:
- a CDS encoding uncharacterized protein (CAZy:GH88), whose amino-acid sequence MLLSLWTSLVLPCSIAARPSRLEPDAPLYEENIEARIWRTALRGAPAEGANGWPMYTYGAHNNTPALADDPNHLPGTYVNTSASGWTAGFFPDSLWQLYHRKELSKTRPGRHRGHGPDLHAWLAMAQSWTDPLITNRNLTNTHDIGFLAFPFESALEYNNETKWQAVLAQMAGNLASRFVAGAGVIRSWDNRNSSVSQNASHADSVLVIIDNMMNLPLLARAASRYSGNQTLLDIAISHADKSMAHHIRPDGSTYHVCDYSATTGEVYLCRTAQGLADNSTWARGQAWAIHGFAEMYQITGERRYLDATELVANWFLDHLPEDGVPFWDFSVPEPEAGVTPRDTSAATIAASGLLLLQDAIDERQANCERDYRESAVQLLRDTINLGLAGSISYSDIDEQNPEAGLGAATDVSTPANTNISRGFEAILMHATANNNPRAGDERSYDHGLVYGDYYLIKAGNRLLEWYKKRRHE is encoded by the coding sequence ATGCTGCTGTCACTCTGGACGTCGCTCGTTCTCCCATGCAGCATAGCTGCCCGTCCATCACGTCTGGAACCAGATGCGCCGCTATACGAGGAGAACATTGAAGCTAGAATCTGGCGAACAGCCCTGAGAGGCGCTCCCGCGGAGGGTGCCAATGGCTGGCCTATGTATACCTATGGAGCACACAACAACACTCCTGCACTAGCTGATGACCCAAATCACCTACCTGGTACATATGTGAACACATCTGCGTCAGGCTGGACTGCTGGCTTTTTCCCCGATAGTCTGTGGCAACTATACCACCGAAAAGAGCTGTCAAAGACACGACCTGGTCGCCATCGCGGCCACGGGCCAGATCTACATGCATGGTTGGCCATGGCTCAATCGTGGACTGATCCTCTGATCACGAACCGGAACTTGACCAACACCCATGACATTGGCTTCCTGGCATTTCCCTTCGAGTCGGCGCTAGAGTACAACAATGAGACAAAATGGCAAGCGGTACTCGCACAAATGGCTGGGAATCTGGCCTCCCGTTTCGTCGCAGGCGCAGGCGTGATCAGATCATGGGACAACCGAAACAGTTCTGTTAGTCAGAATGCTTCCCATGCTGACTcagtcctcgtcatcattgACAATATGATGAATCTTCCCTTACTGGCGCGAGCAGCAAGCCGTTACTCCGGCAACCAGACCTTGCTGGACATCGCTATCAGCCATGCAGACAAGAGTATGGCACACCACATTCGACCTGATGGTTCGACATACCACGTGTGCGACTACAGCGCCACGACTGGGGAAGTCTATCTCTGTCGGACTGCGCAGGGTCTCGCCGACAACAGTACTTGGGCCAGAGGTCAAGCGTGGGCCATTCATGGATTCGCTGAGATGTATCAGATCACTGGTGAACGCAGATATCTCGACGCAACTGAGCTGGTGGCGAACTGGTTCCTGGATCATCTGCCGGAAGATGGTGTGCCATTCTGGGATTTCAGTGTGCCAGAACCCGAGGCTGGAGTGACGCCTAGGGATACGAGCGCTGCAACTATCGCAGCCAGCGGTCTACTGTTGCTGCAGGATGCAATCGATGAGCGGCAAGCAAATTGCGAGCGCGATTATCGTGAAAGTGCGGTTCAGCTATTGCGCGACACTATCAACCTCGGCTTGGCGGGAAGCATATCTTATTCCGACATAGATGAGCAAAATCCGGAGGCCGGTCTGGGCGCTGCAACAGATGTGTCAACGCCAGCCAATACCAACATCTCTAGAGGATTCGAAGCTATCCTCATGCATGCTACAGCGAACAACAATCCTCGTGCTGGCGACGAGCGCAGCTATGATCACGGGCTGGTGTATGGCGACTATTATCTTATCAAAGCAGGGAACCGATTGCTAGAATGGTACAAGAAGCGCAGACATGAGTGA